Proteins co-encoded in one Haloarcula pelagica genomic window:
- a CDS encoding FAD-dependent monooxygenase, translating to MTEYESYEAVVVGCGPGGAAAAATLARNGVETLVLERGVDAGSKNVSGGLIYAEESAPYTIDSLFPAFREEASERPVTENYIHNIAGDQVKSFDIVDLHHHDTEWADAVLRRKMDSWLAQRVHELTRETGGGLLTEVHVTGLLRERGEIVGVTCEEIDPIEADIVIAADGVNSELARDAGLMDWDDPEEWFQGVKAVVEMDPERINERFDIDDDEGVAHLFSGDLFDGVRGGGFLYTNEASLSIGTVFHLDSIAEEEAEPHELLDSLLTHPLMAQWLGDDYEELEYSAKLVPDSKKVAHTSPHRDRLVLVGDAAGQMQAQGPIIKGMNHAVTAGALAAEAFTEARARGDPHTAGDLYEKKLHDEGVMDKLRPTTYNVVGKLGELGPLDDLSNAVAESAVGRFGVRAAGGLLERAYSSPTLVSMIPDTKLPYVTLPTVIAEELGERVTDENTVQPPELDDRIGDLTYDVGEPHIELVDNSFEASGTAVTACPVSAKDFGGGCYRDEMVQTNGHEEHLVSLDTQPCVECGTCAVVADTDWEHPAGGKGVDYKQG from the coding sequence ATGACTGAGTACGAGTCCTACGAGGCCGTCGTCGTCGGCTGTGGGCCCGGCGGGGCCGCCGCGGCGGCGACGCTCGCTCGGAACGGTGTCGAGACCCTCGTCCTCGAACGGGGCGTCGACGCCGGCTCGAAGAACGTCTCCGGCGGGCTGATCTACGCGGAGGAGTCCGCGCCCTACACCATCGACAGCCTGTTTCCGGCGTTCCGCGAGGAGGCCAGCGAGCGCCCGGTCACGGAGAACTACATCCACAACATCGCCGGCGATCAGGTCAAGTCCTTCGACATCGTCGACCTCCACCACCACGACACCGAGTGGGCCGACGCCGTGTTGCGCCGGAAGATGGACTCCTGGCTTGCCCAGCGAGTCCACGAACTCACTCGCGAGACCGGCGGCGGTCTCCTGACGGAAGTCCACGTCACCGGCTTGCTCCGCGAGCGGGGCGAGATCGTCGGGGTCACCTGTGAGGAAATCGACCCAATCGAGGCCGACATCGTGATCGCCGCAGACGGCGTCAACTCCGAACTCGCACGCGACGCCGGCCTGATGGACTGGGACGACCCCGAGGAGTGGTTCCAGGGCGTCAAGGCCGTCGTCGAGATGGACCCCGAGCGGATCAACGAGCGGTTCGACATCGACGACGACGAGGGCGTCGCTCACCTGTTCTCGGGTGACCTCTTCGACGGCGTTCGGGGCGGTGGCTTCCTCTACACGAACGAGGCGTCGCTCTCCATCGGCACCGTCTTCCACTTGGACTCGATCGCCGAGGAGGAAGCCGAACCCCACGAACTGCTAGACAGCCTGCTGACCCACCCGCTGATGGCCCAGTGGCTCGGCGACGACTACGAGGAACTGGAGTACAGCGCGAAACTCGTCCCCGATTCGAAGAAGGTGGCCCACACCTCGCCCCACCGGGATCGGCTGGTCCTGGTGGGTGACGCCGCCGGCCAGATGCAGGCCCAGGGGCCGATCATCAAGGGGATGAACCACGCCGTGACGGCGGGCGCCCTCGCCGCGGAGGCGTTCACCGAGGCCCGAGCCCGGGGCGACCCACACACGGCCGGCGATCTCTACGAGAAGAAACTGCACGACGAGGGCGTGATGGACAAGCTCCGGCCGACGACGTACAACGTGGTCGGGAAGCTCGGCGAACTCGGGCCGCTGGACGACCTCTCGAACGCCGTCGCCGAGTCGGCCGTCGGTCGATTCGGCGTCCGGGCGGCCGGCGGCCTGCTCGAACGGGCCTACTCGTCGCCCACGCTGGTCTCGATGATCCCCGACACCAAGCTCCCCTACGTCACCCTGCCGACAGTCATCGCCGAGGAACTGGGTGAGCGCGTCACCGACGAGAACACCGTCCAGCCGCCGGAACTGGACGACCGTATCGGCGACCTGACCTACGACGTGGGCGAGCCACACATCGAACTCGTCGACAACTCCTTCGAGGCCTCCGGAACGGCCGTGACGGCCTGTCCGGTCAGCGCCAAGGACTTCGGCGGCGGCTGTTACCGCGACGAGATGGTCCAGACCAACGGTCACGAGGAACACCTGGTCAGCCTGGACACCCAGCCCTGCGTCGAGTGTGGGACCTGTGCCGTCGTCGCCGACACCGACTGGGAACACCCCGCCGGCGGGAAGGGGGTCGACTACAAACAGGGATGA